A single window of Intrasporangium calvum DSM 43043 DNA harbors:
- a CDS encoding SGNH/GDSL hydrolase family protein — MSTVLPISIVAAPTAAAATYPRSVSVALVPNSSGRVNNGGFLPTMGFPDGYVPTFTDVAPDSIVQDVANPLTGFDTVVFNGICDIDTFLSNAIFKARVEGFVQAGGKLIIWDSECTSTDYSKFALPFKTSNPGAAGASGTLTDVENNTLSSTDPQSPLYVDTVAVSTGTDAVGDANVFTTYDPNWFVDLKATNVLGVNGPAHAYAKLGQGLVIYSGLDKDDMGWGGFDATSSSGAVHLNRIWLLELLQPWDPDGLPRTLPAGTTHEYVALGDSYSAGEGLSPYLPGTDQPSISEPNHNVCHRSDQAYSYVLHDRYYTKPPLPMFVACSGSITNDLFAPNNAVNMKLDGSAPEDPQLDAITSQTKLVTLTMGGNDVGFVDIVSACAANLIAWVPSCQNTKVKLWAPNPPRFYEKSLSSIVDSRMQALKGTASASTFPLFGDSPARAYGQAKPIHSWSAILKEIKKRAAPDAKIIIAGYPQLLSDKNGYVWDAPGSSYLTIGRVGPTNILIRKGPASWIRSKIAEANQGIRAAAEGMNDPNVQYADVAAEFTGHAIGDSEPWIFLVTGSGKDDLDSRSLHPTADGQKAYELAVAKALNKTPS, encoded by the coding sequence GTGTCTACGGTGCTGCCCATAAGCATCGTCGCCGCGCCTACCGCCGCAGCCGCAACGTACCCGAGGAGCGTTTCCGTCGCTCTGGTGCCGAACTCGTCGGGCCGCGTCAATAACGGCGGCTTCCTACCCACGATGGGCTTCCCCGACGGCTACGTTCCGACGTTCACAGACGTGGCTCCCGACTCCATTGTCCAAGACGTCGCGAACCCGCTTACTGGGTTCGACACAGTGGTCTTCAACGGCATCTGCGACATCGACACGTTCTTAAGCAACGCAATCTTCAAGGCACGCGTCGAAGGCTTCGTGCAGGCCGGCGGGAAGCTTATTATCTGGGACTCCGAGTGCACCAGCACCGACTACTCGAAGTTCGCACTGCCGTTTAAGACGAGCAATCCAGGCGCAGCTGGAGCCAGCGGCACGCTCACTGACGTCGAGAACAATACGCTCAGCAGCACCGATCCTCAGTCCCCGCTCTACGTCGACACTGTCGCCGTCTCGACAGGGACGGACGCGGTGGGGGACGCTAACGTCTTCACCACCTACGACCCCAACTGGTTCGTTGACCTCAAGGCGACGAACGTACTGGGAGTCAACGGGCCGGCTCACGCCTACGCGAAGCTCGGACAAGGCTTGGTTATCTACTCAGGGCTCGACAAGGATGACATGGGATGGGGAGGGTTCGACGCAACCTCCTCGTCCGGGGCAGTGCATCTAAACCGCATCTGGCTCCTTGAGCTGCTGCAGCCGTGGGACCCTGACGGGCTCCCCCGAACTCTGCCTGCGGGGACGACGCACGAGTACGTGGCGCTGGGCGATTCATATTCAGCAGGAGAGGGGCTCAGCCCTTACCTTCCGGGGACCGACCAGCCGTCGATTTCCGAGCCGAACCACAATGTATGCCACAGGTCGGACCAAGCCTACTCTTACGTCCTACACGACCGGTATTACACGAAGCCACCCCTCCCAATGTTTGTCGCTTGCAGCGGGTCCATCACGAATGATCTGTTTGCACCAAACAACGCCGTGAACATGAAGCTGGATGGGTCTGCACCTGAAGACCCGCAACTGGATGCGATCACCAGCCAGACCAAACTGGTCACGCTAACTATGGGCGGCAATGATGTAGGTTTTGTCGATATTGTTTCGGCATGTGCTGCCAATCTCATCGCTTGGGTCCCGAGTTGCCAGAACACAAAGGTGAAGTTGTGGGCGCCCAATCCACCCCGGTTTTACGAGAAGTCCCTCTCGTCTATCGTTGACTCCCGAATGCAGGCATTGAAGGGAACTGCGAGTGCTAGCACGTTCCCCTTGTTTGGGGATTCACCGGCACGCGCCTATGGGCAAGCAAAGCCGATCCACTCTTGGTCAGCGATTCTCAAAGAGATCAAGAAGCGCGCAGCCCCAGACGCCAAGATCATCATCGCCGGCTACCCCCAGTTGCTGAGCGACAAGAATGGCTACGTCTGGGATGCGCCAGGATCCTCCTACCTCACGATTGGCCGCGTTGGCCCAACAAATATCCTCATCCGAAAGGGACCGGCGTCGTGGATCCGGAGCAAGATCGCGGAGGCAAATCAAGGGATTCGGGCGGCAGCCGAGGGCATGAATGATCCGAACGTCCAGTACGCGGACGTAGCGGCCGAGTTCACTGGCCATGCGATAGGTGACTCGGAGCCCTGGATCTTCTTGGTTACGGGATCCGGCAAGGACGATCTGGATAGCCGCAGTCTGCATCCAACGGCTGACGGACAGAAGGCATACGAACTTGCCGTCGCGAAAGCCCTCAATAAAACCCCCTCGTGA